One window of the Natronomonas marina genome contains the following:
- a CDS encoding succinylglutamate desuccinylase/aspartoacylase domain-containing protein, which translates to MTEASPDVTVHGPGDPELAVVGGVHGDEPSGVRAVERLRDADLSLRRGVKFVVANPPAVEAGQRYLETDLNRSFPGDSDGSLEERLAARLCAETAGLPTLSLHATHSTPDPIALVEHTQPAAFDLAGRLPVPHVVDHHRVTDGSFTDCGTVVTVEAGCQGTDAAADEAERQARAFLAETGALPTADHDGTDPNYYVLEDAVEKPSGVEYELLAENFTRVAAGAVFATAGEERLVAHRPFYPVLMSECGYEEIFGYRASRLGTSPAGALAVLGVDPAAE; encoded by the coding sequence ATGACCGAAGCGTCCCCGGACGTGACCGTTCACGGACCGGGCGACCCCGAACTCGCCGTCGTCGGCGGCGTCCACGGCGACGAGCCGAGCGGCGTCCGGGCAGTCGAGCGACTCCGCGACGCCGACCTGTCGCTCCGGCGGGGCGTGAAGTTCGTCGTCGCCAACCCGCCGGCCGTCGAGGCCGGCCAGCGCTACCTCGAGACGGACCTCAACCGGTCGTTCCCCGGGGATTCCGACGGGAGCCTCGAGGAGCGACTGGCCGCGCGGCTCTGTGCGGAGACGGCCGGCCTGCCGACCCTGTCGCTGCACGCCACCCACTCGACGCCCGACCCCATCGCGCTGGTCGAACACACCCAGCCGGCCGCGTTCGACCTCGCCGGTCGCCTCCCGGTCCCGCACGTCGTCGACCACCACCGCGTGACCGACGGCTCCTTCACCGACTGCGGTACCGTCGTCACCGTCGAGGCCGGCTGTCAGGGCACCGACGCGGCGGCCGACGAGGCCGAACGCCAGGCGCGGGCCTTCCTCGCGGAGACGGGCGCCCTGCCGACCGCCGACCACGACGGGACCGACCCCAACTACTACGTCCTGGAGGACGCCGTCGAGAAACCGTCCGGCGTCGAGTACGAACTGCTCGCCGAGAACTTCACCCGCGTGGCGGCCGGCGCGGTGTTCGCCACCGCCGGCGAGGAGCGACTCGTCGCACACCGACCCTTCTACCCCGTCCTGATGTCGGAGTGCGGCTACGAGGAGATATTCGGGTATCGAGCGAGTCGACTCGGAACCTCGCCGGCGGGCGCGCTCGCGGTGCTCGGCGTCGACCCGGCGGCCGAGTAG
- a CDS encoding SHOCT domain-containing protein, which translates to MAGVEVLPEGSAGVVSMLVLVAGLGALFAGLEWFWVVFVVGYAGLVPLTAMLSRDDDEERETSSADPEGRASADDSRTDALETLRERYARGELTHEEFERKLEALLETDSPEHAEKRVERNRDREGTRE; encoded by the coding sequence ATGGCCGGGGTGGAGGTACTTCCAGAGGGGTCGGCGGGCGTCGTCTCGATGCTCGTTCTCGTGGCAGGTCTCGGCGCGCTGTTCGCGGGCCTGGAGTGGTTCTGGGTCGTCTTCGTGGTCGGCTACGCGGGGCTTGTCCCGCTGACGGCGATGCTTTCGAGGGACGACGACGAGGAGCGGGAGACGTCGTCGGCGGACCCCGAGGGACGGGCGTCGGCCGACGACTCCCGGACCGACGCCCTGGAGACGCTCCGGGAGCGGTACGCCCGCGGCGAGTTGACACACGAGGAGTTCGAACGGAAACTGGAGGCGCTCCTTGAGACGGACAGCCCGGAGCACGCCGAGAAGCGCGTCGAGCGCAACCGGGACCGCGAGGGAACCCGGGAGTGA
- a CDS encoding NAD(P)/FAD-dependent oxidoreductase, whose amino-acid sequence MDLAIVGAGAAGAATAYALRDTDHDVTVFEKSRGVCGRGATRRREDCTYDHGANYVRPDSDRVTELVTETLPTAGLVDIEEPVWTFDAAGRISESDRPDAHKWSYEAGITQLAKRLFEAADAEVTFETRVGRLERDDSWRLLDVDGERLGRFDAVVLTPPAPQTAELLAETAWSYPLREDLVATVEAVPYRTVYSVLLHYPFELDYPWYGLVNDDREHEVGWLSREECKRGHVPDGESLLVAQMSPAWSTRRYDDPSEAVKADAASIVADLLDDDRLADPDWTDRQGWRYALPDDGVDTGPLRAAEGHGLYFAGDWVAGDGRVHLAVESGLDAGERIVNARGE is encoded by the coding sequence ATGGACCTGGCAATCGTCGGTGCCGGCGCCGCCGGCGCCGCGACCGCCTACGCGCTCCGGGACACAGACCACGACGTCACGGTATTCGAGAAGTCCCGGGGCGTCTGCGGCCGGGGCGCCACCCGGCGCCGTGAGGACTGTACCTACGACCACGGCGCCAACTACGTCCGACCGGACAGCGACCGGGTGACGGAACTGGTCACCGAGACGCTGCCGACGGCGGGACTGGTCGACATCGAGGAGCCGGTCTGGACGTTCGACGCCGCGGGCCGAATCTCCGAGAGCGACCGCCCCGACGCCCACAAGTGGAGCTACGAGGCCGGCATCACACAGCTCGCAAAGCGGCTGTTCGAGGCGGCTGACGCCGAGGTGACCTTCGAGACGCGGGTCGGCCGCCTCGAACGCGACGACAGCTGGCGGCTCCTCGACGTCGACGGCGAGAGACTCGGCCGGTTCGACGCGGTCGTGTTGACGCCGCCGGCCCCCCAGACGGCCGAGTTGCTCGCCGAAACCGCGTGGAGCTATCCGCTTCGGGAGGACCTGGTGGCAACCGTCGAGGCCGTCCCCTACCGGACCGTCTACTCGGTACTCCTGCACTACCCCTTCGAACTCGACTACCCGTGGTACGGGCTCGTCAACGACGACCGCGAACACGAGGTCGGGTGGCTCTCCCGCGAGGAGTGCAAGCGCGGTCACGTCCCCGACGGCGAGTCTCTGCTCGTCGCACAGATGTCGCCCGCGTGGTCGACTCGACGGTACGACGACCCGAGCGAGGCGGTCAAAGCCGACGCCGCGAGCATCGTCGCGGACCTGCTGGACGACGACCGCCTCGCGGACCCCGACTGGACCGACCGGCAGGGCTGGCGGTACGCGCTGCCGGACGACGGCGTCGACACGGGGCCGCTCCGGGCAGCCGAGGGCCACGGGCTGTACTTCGCCGGCGACTGGGTGGCCGGCGACGGCCGCGTCCACCTGGCCGTCGAGAGCGGGCTGGACGCCGGCGAGCGTATCGTGAACGCACGCGGGGAGTGA
- a CDS encoding M24 family metallopeptidase, whose protein sequence is MDPDLSRLDAFLEEAGADAYLVQAGGDDSNQRYLSGFSAPDPFVTLYTGEVRLLVSTLEYGRAARTARAESVERLSEYGHREKIDEYGEAEGGHRTLAAFLEAHDAASVVVPDDFPVGTADGLRDLGFEVTADEEDVLASIRATKTDEEVEHVREAQRANEAAMARAEELIGGADVEDGTLVHEGESLTSEFVKQEIEITLLRHGCNLDEAIVACGADAADPHDRGSGPLSAGEPIIVDIFPQSKATGYFADMTRTFCVGDPSETVREWYDLTLEAQEAALETIEAGVSGSDVHDAVCDVYEDAGLPTLRADESAETGFIHTTGHGVGLDIHEFPRVSEQDNELQAGHVVTVEPGLYDPEVGGVRIEDLVVVTEEGHENLTDYEKRLRL, encoded by the coding sequence ATGGACCCGGACCTCTCGCGACTGGACGCGTTCCTGGAGGAGGCGGGCGCGGACGCCTACCTCGTCCAGGCCGGCGGCGACGACTCCAACCAGCGGTACCTCTCGGGCTTTTCCGCCCCGGACCCGTTCGTGACGCTGTACACCGGCGAGGTTCGTCTGCTCGTCTCGACGCTGGAGTACGGTCGCGCGGCGCGGACCGCACGAGCAGAGAGCGTCGAGCGGCTCTCGGAGTACGGCCACCGCGAGAAAATCGACGAGTACGGCGAGGCCGAGGGAGGCCACCGGACGCTCGCGGCCTTCCTCGAGGCCCACGACGCCGCATCGGTGGTCGTCCCCGACGACTTCCCGGTGGGGACCGCCGACGGTCTGCGCGACCTCGGCTTCGAGGTGACCGCCGACGAGGAGGACGTGCTGGCCTCGATTCGCGCCACGAAGACCGACGAGGAAGTCGAGCACGTCCGCGAGGCCCAGCGCGCGAACGAGGCCGCGATGGCCCGCGCCGAGGAACTCATCGGCGGCGCCGACGTCGAGGACGGCACGCTCGTCCACGAGGGCGAGTCACTGACCTCGGAGTTCGTCAAGCAGGAGATCGAGATCACGCTGTTGCGGCACGGCTGTAACCTCGACGAGGCCATCGTGGCCTGCGGCGCCGACGCCGCCGACCCCCACGACCGCGGCTCCGGGCCGCTGTCGGCCGGCGAGCCCATCATCGTCGACATCTTCCCGCAGTCGAAGGCGACGGGCTACTTCGCGGACATGACCCGGACGTTCTGCGTCGGCGACCCCTCCGAGACGGTTCGGGAGTGGTACGACCTGACGCTCGAAGCACAGGAGGCCGCCCTGGAGACCATCGAGGCCGGCGTCTCCGGCAGCGACGTCCACGATGCCGTCTGCGACGTCTACGAGGACGCCGGCCTGCCGACGCTGCGGGCCGACGAGTCCGCCGAGACGGGCTTCATCCACACCACCGGCCACGGCGTCGGTCTCGACATCCACGAGTTCCCCCGCGTCTCCGAGCAGGACAACGAACTGCAGGCCGGCCACGTCGTCACCGTCGAGCCCGGCCTGTACGACCCCGAGGTCGGGGGCGTCCGCATCGAGGACCTCGTCGTCGTCACCGAGGAGGGCCACGAGAACCTCACCGACTACGAGAAACGGCTCCGGCTGTGA
- a CDS encoding MBL fold metallo-hydrolase, with translation MAREVTEGVHLLEVGWPEPVGANAYLVDDGDVTLVDAGLPIGRRPLSAELAAAGYGTDDLDRVLVTHYDIDHVGGLRHLGDDVPVFIGSADADLVRGAWSPPLFHHKGLFHRVIRRLFPLSGLDLHPVVDGDRIGGFRAVHTPGHNPGHTVFLHDDLGVAALGDLVWESDGRFVAPPWLDSYDTDLIRHSIARVARESFQCACVGHGRPVARGADAVLRELAAEL, from the coding sequence GTGGCGCGAGAGGTCACCGAGGGGGTTCACCTGCTCGAGGTCGGCTGGCCGGAGCCGGTGGGGGCCAACGCCTACCTCGTCGACGACGGCGACGTGACGCTCGTGGACGCGGGCCTGCCGATAGGTCGCCGGCCGCTGTCGGCGGAACTGGCCGCGGCCGGCTACGGGACCGACGACCTCGACCGCGTCCTCGTCACCCACTACGACATCGACCACGTCGGCGGCCTCCGGCACCTCGGGGACGACGTGCCGGTGTTCATCGGATCGGCCGACGCCGACCTCGTCAGGGGTGCGTGGTCGCCGCCGCTCTTCCACCACAAGGGGCTGTTCCATCGGGTGATTCGCCGGCTGTTCCCGCTGTCGGGGCTGGACCTCCACCCGGTCGTCGACGGTGACCGGATCGGCGGGTTCCGGGCGGTGCACACCCCCGGACACAACCCCGGGCACACCGTCTTCCTCCACGACGACCTCGGCGTGGCGGCGCTCGGGGACCTCGTCTGGGAGTCGGACGGCCGGTTCGTCGCCCCGCCGTGGCTGGACTCCTACGACACCGACCTGATACGGCACAGCATCGCCCGGGTGGCGAGGGAGTCCTTCCAGTGCGCCTGCGTCGGGCACGGCCGGCCGGTCGCCCGCGGCGCCGACGCCGTCCTGCGCGAACTGGCGGCAGAACTGTAG
- a CDS encoding guanosine monophosphate reductase encodes MPYETGLSYDDVLLVPQRSPVDSRGEVDLSTELADGVELSVPVTTAAMDTVTEESMAAAVAEAGGLGVVHRFLPVDEQAEMVREVTDQGLRTAAAVGIAEDYVDRAAALVEAGACILVLDVAHGHMERALEATETLAERFPDTPLCAGNVVTREAVADLAAAGADCVKVGVGPGSHCTTREVTGFGVPQFTAVERCAAAADEHGVTTIADGGITSSGDAVKALLAGADAVMMGGFFAGCAEAPGEIVEIDGQRYKRSRGMSTAAAAEDRDDKEVDVDADEGVEAVTDFTGPVGPRLEEFTAGIRSGLSYAGAHDLETARHNAEFMEVKGTVERRNGAHGFARRE; translated from the coding sequence ATGCCCTACGAAACGGGACTCTCGTACGACGACGTGTTGCTCGTACCCCAGCGGTCGCCGGTCGACAGTCGCGGCGAGGTCGACCTCTCGACGGAACTGGCCGACGGCGTCGAACTGTCCGTCCCGGTCACCACCGCGGCGATGGACACCGTCACGGAGGAATCGATGGCCGCCGCCGTCGCCGAGGCGGGCGGACTCGGCGTCGTCCACCGATTTCTGCCCGTCGACGAGCAGGCCGAGATGGTCCGGGAGGTCACCGACCAAGGACTGCGGACGGCCGCGGCCGTCGGCATCGCCGAGGACTACGTCGACCGTGCGGCCGCACTCGTCGAGGCCGGCGCCTGCATCCTCGTTCTCGACGTCGCGCACGGCCACATGGAGCGAGCGCTGGAGGCCACCGAGACGCTCGCCGAGCGGTTCCCCGACACGCCGCTCTGTGCGGGCAACGTCGTCACCCGGGAGGCGGTCGCCGACCTCGCGGCCGCGGGCGCCGACTGCGTCAAGGTCGGCGTCGGGCCCGGGTCCCACTGTACGACCCGCGAGGTGACGGGCTTCGGCGTGCCGCAGTTCACCGCCGTCGAGCGGTGTGCGGCGGCCGCCGACGAACACGGCGTGACGACCATCGCCGACGGCGGCATCACCTCCTCGGGCGACGCGGTGAAGGCCCTGCTCGCCGGCGCCGACGCCGTCATGATGGGCGGCTTCTTCGCCGGGTGTGCGGAGGCGCCCGGCGAAATCGTCGAAATCGACGGCCAGCGGTACAAGCGCTCGCGGGGCATGTCGACGGCGGCGGCCGCCGAGGACCGCGACGACAAAGAGGTCGACGTCGACGCCGACGAGGGCGTCGAGGCCGTCACCGATTTCACCGGCCCGGTCGGGCCGAGACTCGAGGAGTTCACCGCCGGCATCCGGTCGGGCCTCTCGTATGCCGGCGCACACGACCTCGAAACCGCCAGACACAACGCCGAGTTCATGGAGGTAAAGGGGACCGTCGAGCGTCGTAACGGCGCCCACGGGTTCGCACGGCGGGAGTAG
- a CDS encoding class I SAM-dependent methyltransferase, translated as MADDDGDDRTEWWDNAYEEGATPWETDRPQPQVVALERAGDLGGRVLDVGCGTGIEAAHLADAGHDVVGVDFSEPAIEGARDRAGESVTFHVGDAVALPELDLGRFDAVLDCGMLHALETDDRRAYTSGLATVLGEGDRVFCLEFGPDAPENAGPTPLSERAMRRAFGDGWRVETHEPVPFETTFGVVPGILGVVERASSE; from the coding sequence ATGGCGGACGACGACGGCGACGACCGGACCGAGTGGTGGGACAATGCCTACGAGGAGGGGGCGACTCCCTGGGAGACCGACCGTCCGCAGCCACAGGTCGTCGCCCTCGAACGGGCCGGCGACCTGGGTGGGCGGGTACTCGACGTGGGCTGTGGCACCGGTATCGAGGCGGCGCACCTCGCCGACGCGGGTCACGACGTCGTCGGCGTCGACTTCTCCGAACCCGCAATCGAGGGCGCCCGCGACAGGGCGGGCGAGTCGGTCACCTTCCACGTCGGGGACGCCGTGGCGCTGCCGGAACTGGACCTCGGGCGGTTCGACGCGGTGCTGGACTGCGGGATGTTGCACGCCCTCGAGACCGACGACCGCCGGGCGTACACGAGCGGGCTGGCGACGGTGCTAGGCGAAGGGGACCGCGTTTTCTGTCTGGAGTTCGGTCCCGACGCGCCGGAGAACGCGGGACCGACGCCCCTCTCGGAGCGCGCGATGCGGCGGGCCTTCGGGGACGGCTGGCGCGTCGAGACCCACGAGCCGGTCCCCTTCGAGACGACGTTCGGGGTGGTGCCGGGGATTCTCGGCGTCGTCGAGCGAGCGTCGTCGGAGTGA
- a CDS encoding TspO/MBR family protein, with amino-acid sequence MVTLPSREAALRAVGFVLLVNVVGAAPALLAGPDSAWFQALEKPALYPPPVVFGIVWTALFTLMGVALWLVWGSDAEGRQVAIALFAAQMAFNVAWTPVFFAREALLVALGVIGALWVLVAVTIVAFDRVDRRAAALLVPYLLWVSFAFFLNYRFWQLN; translated from the coding sequence ATGGTCACGCTTCCCTCCCGCGAGGCCGCGCTCCGAGCCGTCGGGTTCGTCCTGCTGGTCAACGTCGTGGGCGCGGCCCCGGCGCTGCTCGCCGGTCCCGACAGCGCGTGGTTCCAGGCGCTGGAGAAGCCGGCGCTGTATCCGCCACCCGTCGTCTTCGGCATCGTCTGGACCGCGCTGTTCACGCTCATGGGCGTCGCGCTGTGGCTCGTCTGGGGGAGCGACGCCGAGGGCCGCCAGGTGGCTATCGCGCTGTTCGCCGCCCAGATGGCATTCAACGTCGCCTGGACGCCGGTCTTCTTCGCACGGGAGGCGCTGCTCGTCGCGCTGGGCGTCATCGGCGCGCTGTGGGTGCTCGTCGCCGTGACCATCGTCGCCTTCGACCGCGTCGACCGCCGGGCGGCAGCGCTGCTCGTTCCCTACCTGCTGTGGGTCTCGTTCGCCTTCTTCCTCAACTACCGGTTCTGGCAGTTGAACTAG
- the aroA gene encoding 3-phosphoshikimate 1-carboxyvinyltransferase, translating into MDVTISPSRLSGTARAPPSKSYTHRAVLAAGYADGATVRNPLFSADTRATVRAVEAYGGSVTRTDDDLDVEGFDGAPVTPDDVLDCANSGTTMRLTAAAGALVDGATVLTGDDSLRSRPQGPLLDALGQLGARAESTRANGQAPLVVGGGLEEREVSMRGDVSSQYVTALLMAGAVTERGVDLELTTELKSAPYVDITLEVLDEFGVDAEVVGGDDSVVRSAGAGGFRVAGGQSYAPEGGEYHVPGDFSSMSYLLAAGALAAPDGLVVEGARPSAQGDAAIVDVLDRMGADIEWDREAGRIRVAESSLSGIEVGVADTPDLLPTIAVLGAAADGTTRITDCEHVRLKETDRVAAMATELERMGVDVEEYEDELVVHGGDLSAATVAGHDDHRIVMSLAVAGLVADGETTVEGADHVDVSFPAFFEVLSDLGAAVDRRATDG; encoded by the coding sequence ATGGACGTCACCATCTCGCCCTCGCGGCTCTCGGGGACCGCGCGCGCGCCGCCGTCGAAGAGCTACACCCACCGGGCCGTCCTCGCGGCGGGCTACGCCGACGGGGCCACCGTCAGGAATCCCCTGTTCAGCGCCGACACGCGCGCGACGGTCCGGGCCGTCGAGGCCTACGGCGGGTCGGTCACTCGAACCGACGACGACCTCGACGTCGAGGGGTTCGACGGCGCTCCGGTCACGCCCGACGACGTCCTCGACTGCGCAAACAGCGGGACGACGATGCGACTGACGGCGGCGGCCGGCGCCCTCGTCGACGGGGCGACCGTCCTCACGGGCGACGACTCGCTGCGGTCGCGCCCGCAGGGACCGCTGCTCGACGCGCTGGGGCAACTGGGCGCCCGCGCGGAGTCGACGCGGGCGAACGGGCAGGCGCCGCTCGTCGTCGGCGGCGGTCTCGAGGAACGCGAGGTGTCGATGCGGGGCGACGTCTCCTCGCAGTACGTCACCGCGCTGCTGATGGCCGGCGCGGTGACCGAGCGGGGCGTCGACCTCGAGTTGACGACCGAACTGAAGTCGGCGCCCTACGTCGACATCACGCTTGAGGTGCTGGACGAGTTCGGCGTCGACGCCGAGGTGGTCGGCGGCGACGACTCGGTGGTCCGGTCGGCGGGCGCCGGGGGGTTCCGCGTCGCCGGCGGGCAGTCCTACGCGCCCGAGGGCGGCGAGTACCACGTCCCGGGCGACTTCTCCTCGATGTCGTACCTGCTGGCGGCGGGCGCGCTGGCAGCCCCCGACGGCCTGGTCGTCGAGGGCGCCCGTCCGAGCGCCCAGGGCGACGCGGCCATCGTGGACGTCCTCGACCGGATGGGCGCCGACATCGAGTGGGACCGCGAGGCCGGCCGCATCCGGGTCGCCGAGTCCTCGCTGTCCGGCATCGAGGTCGGCGTCGCGGACACGCCGGACCTCCTGCCCACCATCGCCGTCCTGGGAGCGGCCGCCGACGGGACGACCCGAATCACCGACTGTGAACACGTCAGGCTGAAGGAGACCGACCGGGTGGCCGCGATGGCGACCGAACTGGAACGCATGGGCGTCGACGTCGAGGAGTACGAGGACGAACTCGTCGTCCACGGCGGCGACCTGTCGGCCGCGACGGTCGCCGGCCACGACGACCATCGCATCGTCATGTCGCTCGCGGTCGCTGGGCTCGTTGCCGACGGCGAGACCACGGTCGAGGGTGCCGACCACGTCGACGTGTCGTTCCCGGCGTTCTTCGAGGTCCTGTCGGACCTGGGGGCCGCCGTCGACCGGCGGGCGACCGACGGCTGA
- the aroC gene encoding chorismate synthase translates to MNGNRFGRLFQLTTFGESHGEAMGVTVSGCPAGVELDEEAVQYELDRRKPGQSQITTSRGEPDEVSIKSGTQDGYTTGTPIGMVIQNKDARSGKYEPFVTAPRPSHGDYTYSAKFGTRNWGGGGRSSARETVNWVAAGAVAKQVLEQSDHDVRIKAHVNRLHDIEAPDVTFEEMLEHTEENEVRCADPETAEEMRELLEEFQAQGDSVGGSIYFEARGVPRGLGAPRFDAFPARLGQAMFSIPATTAFEFGLGADAASVPGHDRNEDWTFEDGDTRPDTVAEAGDPVPVGNDHGGLQGGITTGEPVFGEVTWHAPTSIPKEQRTADWETGEQKDVQVVGRHDPSLPPRAVPVVEAMLYVTVLDFMLLGGRINPDRLDDRPGAYDTDYHPSSPRNE, encoded by the coding sequence ATGAACGGAAACCGCTTCGGTCGGCTCTTCCAGCTGACGACGTTCGGCGAGAGCCACGGCGAGGCGATGGGCGTCACCGTCTCCGGCTGTCCGGCGGGCGTCGAACTCGACGAGGAGGCCGTCCAGTACGAACTCGACCGCCGCAAGCCCGGCCAGTCGCAGATCACCACCTCCCGGGGCGAACCCGACGAGGTGTCCATCAAGTCCGGCACCCAGGACGGCTACACGACGGGGACGCCCATCGGGATGGTCATCCAGAACAAGGACGCCCGCTCGGGCAAGTACGAGCCGTTCGTGACGGCGCCGCGGCCCTCCCACGGCGACTACACCTACTCCGCGAAGTTCGGCACGCGCAACTGGGGCGGCGGCGGCCGCTCGTCGGCCCGCGAGACCGTCAACTGGGTCGCCGCCGGCGCCGTCGCAAAGCAGGTCCTCGAACAGTCCGACCACGACGTCCGAATCAAGGCCCACGTCAACCGGCTCCACGACATCGAGGCGCCCGATGTGACCTTCGAGGAGATGCTCGAACACACCGAAGAAAACGAGGTGCGGTGTGCCGACCCCGAGACGGCCGAGGAGATGCGCGAGTTGCTCGAGGAGTTCCAAGCACAGGGCGACTCCGTCGGCGGCTCAATCTACTTCGAGGCCCGCGGCGTCCCGCGCGGCCTCGGCGCCCCGAGGTTCGACGCCTTCCCGGCGCGGCTGGGGCAGGCCATGTTCTCGATTCCGGCCACGACGGCCTTCGAGTTCGGTCTCGGCGCCGACGCCGCGTCCGTGCCGGGTCACGACCGCAACGAGGACTGGACCTTCGAGGACGGCGACACCCGGCCCGACACCGTCGCCGAGGCGGGCGACCCCGTCCCCGTCGGCAACGACCACGGCGGCCTCCAGGGCGGCATCACCACCGGCGAACCCGTCTTCGGCGAGGTGACCTGGCACGCGCCGACCTCCATCCCGAAGGAACAGCGGACCGCCGACTGGGAGACCGGCGAACAGAAGGACGTTCAGGTCGTCGGTCGCCACGACCCGTCGCTGCCGCCCCGGGCCGTCCCCGTCGTCGAGGCGATGCTGTACGTCACCGTCCTCGACTTCATGCTCCTGGGCGGCCGTATCAACCCCGACCGACTGGACGACCGCCCCGGCGCCTACGACACCGACTACCACCCCTCCAGTCCGCGCAACGAATAG
- a CDS encoding FKBP-type peptidyl-prolyl cis-trans isomerase, giving the protein MSDESDEVEETEADTEAEEVTDAETEEQDAEATDAESEEDAAEAEEGLQDGDFVRIGYTARTVEGGQLVDTTDEEVAEEEGVDDQGTFEPRVIVLGEGHLFPEVEDAIRGGEVGDEGSVVVPAAEAFGEYDEEEVETVSADKIDEDDRYPGARVQIEGQQGVLETIVGGRARVDFNHPLAGEDIEYDYEVLGVVEDDLEQAEGLLNMFLDLDLEMWIETDEVEETRVEEPDEDDDEDAEPETITETVEKRTLYVESDPQLAMNQQWMMQKQQIAQQIIDLTDLDRILIQEILDGSGMGMPGMMGGMGGGAGAGDVDIEEALEEADIDADEIADEL; this is encoded by the coding sequence ATGAGTGACGAATCCGATGAGGTCGAGGAGACTGAAGCCGACACCGAGGCCGAGGAAGTGACCGACGCCGAGACCGAGGAGCAGGACGCCGAGGCCACCGACGCCGAAAGCGAGGAAGACGCGGCCGAAGCAGAAGAAGGACTTCAGGACGGCGACTTCGTCCGCATCGGCTACACCGCCCGCACCGTCGAGGGCGGCCAGCTCGTCGACACGACCGACGAAGAGGTCGCGGAAGAAGAGGGCGTCGACGACCAGGGCACCTTCGAGCCGCGCGTCATCGTTCTCGGGGAGGGACACCTCTTCCCCGAGGTCGAAGACGCGATCCGCGGCGGTGAGGTCGGCGACGAGGGCAGCGTCGTCGTCCCCGCTGCGGAGGCCTTCGGCGAGTACGACGAGGAGGAGGTCGAGACCGTCTCGGCCGACAAGATCGACGAGGACGACCGCTATCCCGGTGCACGCGTCCAGATCGAGGGCCAGCAGGGCGTCCTCGAGACCATCGTCGGCGGCCGCGCACGGGTCGACTTCAACCACCCGCTGGCCGGCGAGGACATCGAGTACGACTACGAGGTTCTCGGCGTCGTCGAGGACGACCTCGAGCAGGCCGAGGGCCTGCTGAACATGTTCCTCGACCTCGACCTGGAGATGTGGATCGAGACCGACGAGGTCGAGGAGACCCGCGTCGAGGAGCCCGACGAGGACGACGACGAGGACGCCGAACCCGAGACGATCACCGAGACGGTCGAGAAGCGGACCCTCTACGTCGAGTCCGACCCCCAGCTGGCGATGAACCAGCAGTGGATGATGCAGAAACAGCAGATCGCCCAGCAGATCATCGACCTCACGGACCTCGACCGCATCCTCATCCAGGAGATCCTCGACGGCTCCGGCATGGGCATGCCCGGCATGATGGGCGGTATGGGCGGCGGCGCCGGCGCCGGCGACGTCGACATCGAGGAGGCCCTCGAGGAGGCCGACATCGACGCCGACGAGATCGCAGACGAGTTATAA